Part of the Sulfurimonas denitrificans DSM 1251 genome is shown below.
TTAAATCAAAGAGATACTCTTTTTGTAAAAACTGTTTTAGATGAAAAAACTTATTTAGCATTTGAAAATATCGCAAGCACTTATGTGATTGAAGAGAATGAATTAAATGCTTATTTAGCTGCGAATTATCGTTCACTTGTGATCGAAAAAGCGGTATGGGAAAATCTTGTAGGAGAGGCTAAGTAAATGGCAGATATTACAGATATTAAATCTATACTATATACAGAGAAGACATTAGGTATGCAAGAAGATGGAATCATCGTTGTGCAAACTTCTCCTCGTATGAGTAAAACTGGTCTCAAAGAGGTTTTTCGTGAGTACTTTGGAATTATTCCAACAAGAATCAACTCACTTAATCAAAGCGGAAAAATTAAAAAGTTCCGTGGCATGACTGGTAAACAGAATGACTTTAAAAAGTTTTATGTGA
Proteins encoded:
- a CDS encoding 50S ribosomal protein L23; protein product: MADITDIKSILYTEKTLGMQEDGIIVVQTSPRMSKTGLKEVFREYFGIIPTRINSLNQSGKIKKFRGMTGKQNDFKKFYVKLPEGAQIESLAV